From Segatella copri, the proteins below share one genomic window:
- a CDS encoding SusC/RagA family TonB-linked outer membrane protein yields the protein MKQVKIKLPLRALTLASGLLLTVSSFAQSNAIKGHVKDASGEPIMGATITVNGKAVGITDMDGNFSVDAAPGANLTFTYLGMTPKTIKATSNMMITLVDDQKSLNEVVVIGYGRAKKNDLTGSVTAIKPDEMSKGITSSASDMLVGKIAGVDVQTGGGQPGTGAQIRIRGGASLSASNDPLYVIDGLAIDNNTNKGMSNVLAMINPNDIESFTVLKDASATAIYGSRASNGVIIITTKKGRSGQKPSVTYNGNVTLSTIQKKYDVMNASEYKQALTSLGIDTSTLGSYDTDWQNEIFRTSVSTNHNISIQGGLKNMPYRVSLGFEDNNGIVKTTWMKRFNTSVNVAPSFLDKHLNFNFTAKYMFEKDRYAKVGDAIGNALSMDPTQPVYGNGEDYKYVGGYFQYLQNKSDQISDPDWKKMAASQVTQNPVAVLDNYKCIAKSNDISGNLEVDYKIHGFEDLHLHAAIGAQYTDGKQNEDISKYSFSNNYFGYYGTDHQYKYSIEGKAFAEYAHKFGVHDIDIMAGAEQSHYHRTGYNYGSGIDEYLRDNNPQFVEADGKMNYIYSPTYQKNTMWKAHNSLVSYFGRFNYNLLDRYLLTATFRADGSSRFKKGKKWGYFPAAAFAWKINNEPFLKDAKWLDELKLRLGWGMTGQQNGIPDFYYTPVYTVSDTYAQYPFGDKYYITMRPSAYNPELTWEKTTTYNAGLDFTALNGRFGMNVDGYYRKTTDLLSTIAIAGGTNFGDQLLKNIGSLENYGVELAFDVKPIVTKDFIWDVTYNVGWNHNEITELEAGLQDWVWTGDKVSRGNNTKIQVNKVGQPIKSFYVFQQVYDENGKPIEGLYVDRDGNGTIDDDDRYCYKSPAPDVIMGLTTKFIYKNWDFSAAFHASIGNYVYYDFLNEKAVLADLNKDNIFRNTTAEAVDLGFWGKTSKATNTSDYFVRNASYLKCTNMTLGYSFPALIKAGAEKICSGRIFFTVQNPFIISKYKGIDPEVSSGIDSNPYPRPISFQLGLNLNI from the coding sequence ATGAAGCAGGTAAAAATTAAATTGCCTCTCAGAGCGTTGACCCTAGCAAGCGGTCTGCTTCTGACGGTGAGTTCCTTTGCGCAGAGTAATGCAATTAAGGGACATGTGAAGGATGCTTCTGGTGAGCCTATCATGGGTGCTACCATTACAGTTAACGGTAAGGCAGTAGGCATTACCGACATGGATGGTAACTTCTCAGTTGATGCAGCGCCAGGTGCCAATCTTACTTTCACCTATCTTGGAATGACACCAAAAACAATCAAAGCAACATCTAACATGATGATTACCTTGGTTGACGACCAGAAGTCTTTGAACGAGGTCGTTGTCATTGGTTATGGTCGCGCTAAGAAGAACGACTTGACTGGTTCTGTTACAGCTATCAAGCCAGATGAGATGTCAAAGGGTATCACAAGCAGTGCCTCTGATATGTTGGTAGGTAAGATTGCCGGTGTAGATGTACAGACTGGTGGCGGTCAGCCTGGTACCGGTGCACAGATTCGTATCCGTGGTGGTGCTTCTCTGAGTGCTTCTAATGACCCTCTCTACGTAATCGATGGTTTGGCTATTGACAACAATACCAACAAGGGTATGAGTAACGTCTTAGCCATGATTAACCCTAACGATATCGAGAGCTTCACTGTATTGAAAGATGCTTCTGCTACAGCAATTTACGGTTCCCGTGCTTCTAATGGTGTCATCATCATTACAACCAAGAAGGGACGTTCTGGTCAGAAGCCTTCTGTTACTTATAATGGCAACGTAACACTGTCAACCATCCAGAAGAAATATGATGTGATGAATGCCAGCGAGTACAAGCAGGCTCTTACCTCTCTTGGTATCGACACAAGCACATTAGGCAGTTACGATACAGACTGGCAGAATGAGATTTTCCGCACCTCTGTTTCTACTAATCACAACATTAGTATTCAGGGTGGTCTGAAGAATATGCCTTATCGCGTCAGCTTAGGTTTCGAAGACAACAATGGTATTGTCAAGACAACATGGATGAAGCGTTTCAATACATCTGTCAATGTTGCTCCTTCTTTCCTCGATAAGCACTTGAACTTCAACTTCACAGCAAAGTATATGTTCGAGAAGGACCGCTATGCAAAAGTTGGTGATGCTATCGGTAATGCATTGTCAATGGATCCTACACAGCCTGTATATGGAAATGGTGAAGACTACAAATACGTTGGTGGATATTTCCAGTACTTGCAGAACAAGAGCGACCAGATTAGCGATCCTGATTGGAAGAAGATGGCTGCCTCTCAAGTTACACAGAACCCAGTTGCAGTTCTCGACAACTACAAGTGTATAGCAAAGTCTAATGATATTTCAGGAAACCTTGAGGTAGACTACAAGATTCATGGCTTCGAAGACTTGCATTTGCATGCTGCCATCGGTGCCCAGTATACAGATGGTAAGCAGAATGAAGACATTTCCAAGTATTCCTTCTCTAACAACTATTTTGGATATTATGGCACTGACCATCAATACAAATATAGCATCGAAGGAAAAGCTTTTGCTGAATATGCACACAAGTTCGGTGTTCATGATATCGACATCATGGCAGGTGCAGAGCAGAGCCACTACCACAGAACAGGCTATAACTACGGAAGTGGTATTGATGAGTACTTGAGAGACAACAATCCTCAGTTCGTTGAAGCAGATGGTAAAATGAACTATATATATAGTCCAACGTATCAGAAGAACACCATGTGGAAGGCTCACAACTCATTGGTGTCTTACTTCGGACGTTTTAATTACAACTTGTTAGATCGCTATTTGCTTACAGCAACATTCCGTGCCGATGGTTCTTCTCGTTTCAAAAAAGGCAAGAAGTGGGGTTACTTCCCTGCTGCAGCCTTTGCTTGGAAGATTAACAACGAACCTTTCTTGAAGGACGCAAAATGGCTTGATGAGTTGAAGCTCCGCTTGGGTTGGGGTATGACTGGTCAGCAGAATGGTATTCCAGACTTCTACTATACTCCTGTATATACAGTCAGCGATACTTATGCACAGTATCCATTTGGTGACAAATATTATATAACCATGCGTCCATCAGCATACAATCCTGAATTGACTTGGGAAAAGACAACAACCTACAATGCTGGTTTAGACTTCACCGCTCTCAATGGTCGTTTCGGTATGAATGTGGATGGTTACTATCGTAAGACTACCGACCTTCTGTCAACAATTGCCATCGCCGGTGGTACTAACTTTGGCGACCAGCTTCTGAAGAATATTGGTTCTTTGGAAAACTATGGTGTTGAATTGGCATTCGATGTCAAGCCTATTGTTACAAAGGACTTCATATGGGATGTAACCTACAACGTAGGATGGAACCACAATGAAATCACAGAGTTAGAGGCTGGTTTGCAAGACTGGGTATGGACTGGAGATAAAGTATCTCGTGGTAACAACACCAAGATTCAGGTAAACAAGGTAGGCCAGCCTATCAAATCATTCTATGTTTTCCAGCAGGTTTATGATGAAAACGGCAAACCTATCGAGGGTCTGTATGTTGACCGCGACGGAAATGGTACAATCGATGATGACGACCGCTATTGCTACAAGAGCCCAGCTCCTGACGTAATCATGGGTCTCACCACCAAGTTCATCTATAAGAACTGGGACTTCAGTGCAGCATTCCATGCCTCTATCGGCAACTATGTTTACTACGATTTCTTGAACGAGAAGGCAGTTTTAGCCGACCTCAATAAAGACAACATCTTCAGAAATACTACAGCAGAAGCTGTTGATCTTGGTTTCTGGGGTAAAACCTCAAAAGCAACCAACACCAGTGACTACTTCGTACGCAATGCTTCTTACTTGAAGTGTACAAACATGACATTGGGATATAGCTTCCCTGCATTGATTAAGGCTGGTGCTGAGAAGATTTGCAGTGGTCGAATTTTCTTCACAGTTCAGAACCCATTCATCATTTCCAAGTATAAGGGTATTGACCCTGAGGTAAGCAGTGGTATCGACAGTAATCCTTACCCACGTCCAATAAGCTTCCAGCTTGGTTTGAATCTTAACATCTAA
- the susD gene encoding starch-binding outer membrane lipoprotein SusD produces the protein MKKLFITTAMASMLCMGFVSCADELNIKSIDPQSSPTYTAEGLLAKQYATLGLTGQKGPAGSADLSGDEGESGFIRTVFNLQELMTDEILWAWQDNEGIAAITNMNWDKSNARVNWAYQRLIFDITLYNQFISEQTGKMSEDKIAEVRFLRALNYYYFLDLYRKAPFKETFDSNLPIEKSGKDLYEWLDNELTTIEPMMAEVGAYNNSENFGRADRGAAYALHARLALNSAVYTDGQVKDYQKAIDYCDKIINSGKYDLSREAKNGYSGYQQLFMGDNDCNPEAMKEIIFAVRQDGLKTRQYGGSTYLVAACTKAGMPSASTADPWKCIFAREDLVKKFFPDGKIPMATTDDVLPNATKDQIIAKDNEKGIGTDAVIAKAKDDRALLYMGVGGCESGKVRTLNPGDAITDPLNGAAIVKWSNFHADGTAQHDQNFSDTDIPLFRLAEIYLTRAEAKFRLNGSQEGLADIKLVQDRAHRGTEATSVDNQTLIDEWCREFYLEGRRRSDLVRFGLFSGSAYLWSFKGGVPNGAGIESHFDIYPIPGNETKNNPNMTQNPKY, from the coding sequence ATGAAAAAACTATTTATAACGACTGCAATGGCAAGTATGTTGTGCATGGGCTTTGTCTCATGCGCAGACGAACTGAATATCAAGTCCATTGATCCACAGTCTTCCCCAACATATACTGCGGAGGGCCTCTTGGCTAAACAGTATGCAACCCTCGGTCTTACAGGTCAGAAAGGTCCTGCTGGTTCAGCAGACTTGAGTGGAGACGAGGGTGAGAGCGGATTTATCCGTACCGTCTTCAACTTGCAAGAATTAATGACAGACGAAATTTTGTGGGCATGGCAAGACAATGAAGGTATTGCCGCTATTACCAACATGAACTGGGATAAGAGTAATGCACGAGTAAACTGGGCATACCAGCGATTAATTTTCGACATCACCCTGTACAACCAGTTTATTTCCGAGCAGACAGGTAAGATGAGCGAAGATAAGATTGCAGAAGTCCGCTTCCTCCGTGCACTGAACTACTATTATTTCCTCGACCTGTATCGCAAGGCTCCTTTCAAGGAAACCTTCGACAGCAATCTCCCTATTGAGAAAAGCGGCAAGGATCTCTACGAGTGGCTTGACAACGAGTTGACTACCATCGAGCCTATGATGGCAGAGGTGGGTGCTTATAATAACAGTGAGAATTTCGGACGTGCCGACCGTGGTGCAGCTTATGCCCTCCATGCTCGTTTGGCACTTAACTCAGCTGTTTATACAGATGGTCAGGTTAAGGACTACCAGAAGGCTATCGATTATTGCGACAAGATTATCAATAGCGGCAAATATGACCTTTCTCGCGAAGCAAAGAATGGCTACAGCGGTTACCAGCAGTTGTTCATGGGCGACAATGATTGCAATCCAGAGGCTATGAAGGAAATCATCTTTGCTGTTCGTCAGGATGGTTTGAAGACTCGCCAGTATGGCGGTTCTACTTATCTCGTAGCAGCCTGCACCAAAGCTGGCATGCCATCAGCAAGTACCGCTGACCCTTGGAAATGTATCTTTGCACGCGAAGACTTGGTTAAGAAGTTCTTCCCTGACGGGAAAATTCCTATGGCAACTACAGATGATGTTTTACCTAATGCAACAAAGGATCAGATTATCGCAAAAGATAATGAGAAAGGCATCGGCACAGACGCTGTTATAGCAAAGGCAAAAGACGACCGAGCTTTGTTATACATGGGTGTAGGTGGCTGCGAAAGTGGAAAAGTTCGTACACTCAATCCAGGTGATGCTATCACAGACCCTCTGAACGGTGCGGCTATCGTAAAGTGGAGCAATTTCCACGCAGATGGTACAGCACAGCATGACCAGAACTTTTCAGACACCGACATCCCATTGTTCCGCCTGGCAGAAATCTATCTGACCCGAGCAGAAGCTAAGTTCCGTCTCAACGGCAGTCAGGAAGGTTTGGCTGACATCAAGTTAGTTCAGGACCGTGCTCACCGTGGGACAGAAGCTACATCAGTAGATAATCAGACCCTTATTGACGAATGGTGCCGTGAGTTCTATTTGGAAGGCCGCCGTCGTTCAGACTTGGTTCGTTTTGGCTTGTTCAGTGGTTCAGCGTATCTCTGGAGTTTCAAGGGTGGTGTACCTAATGGTGCAGGTATTGAATCGCATTTCGATATCTACCCTATCCCAGGTAATGAGACTAAGAACAACCCTAACATGACACAGAACCCAAAATACTAA
- a CDS encoding SusF/SusE family outer membrane protein — MKKIFKFMLLPALVLPLLFTSCDDDRDSNPTLDLSHVADGFVLNTPAVAENNTYDLISAKSLRLTCSQPNYGGVPYSMRYYVQVSIDPAFVSDGTATHTELATFYRTADMQVNATEINNAIVALFQAANPDTSVPAEMPVYIRLRAVIGDATDTSLGETFSNTITLRSVKATYEAPDAKFTDNLYLIGSSIQDPWKSWKPIPKVFGLEGNYYGIIYLPAGGEFKWGTENNDDRGYNRIKEINDEANAGISEGEEHRIKVANAGWYTLHFKGKITEDKKNIDWTLTVYPTKVYILGGSVEMSGTWAFDDAYALTAPADKNGKWVSPAFTASAELRAAVKVGKLDWYRTEFTLYKGNVFWRRYDIVNSWAETEGADYSVTTQVGQKLYIDFDNYTAEVK; from the coding sequence ATGAAAAAGATATTCAAATTCATGCTGTTGCCAGCATTGGTACTCCCTTTGCTCTTTACATCATGCGATGATGACAGAGACAGCAACCCTACATTGGACTTGAGTCATGTTGCAGATGGATTTGTATTGAACACTCCTGCCGTAGCAGAAAACAATACTTACGATCTCATCAGTGCAAAAAGTTTAAGATTGACATGTTCTCAGCCAAACTATGGTGGAGTACCTTACTCTATGAGATATTACGTACAGGTATCTATCGATCCAGCATTCGTCAGCGATGGTACTGCAACTCACACAGAGTTAGCGACATTCTATAGAACTGCCGATATGCAAGTTAATGCAACTGAAATAAACAACGCTATAGTAGCTCTCTTCCAGGCTGCAAATCCAGATACAAGTGTTCCTGCAGAAATGCCTGTTTACATTCGCTTGCGTGCTGTGATTGGAGACGCTACTGATACAAGTTTGGGCGAGACATTCTCAAATACCATCACCTTGCGTTCTGTGAAGGCTACTTATGAGGCTCCTGATGCTAAGTTCACTGACAACCTCTACTTGATTGGTAGTTCTATCCAGGATCCATGGAAGAGTTGGAAACCAATTCCTAAGGTCTTTGGTTTGGAAGGTAACTACTATGGTATAATCTACTTGCCAGCTGGTGGTGAGTTCAAGTGGGGTACCGAGAACAATGACGACCGCGGTTACAACCGTATCAAGGAAATCAACGATGAGGCCAACGCCGGTATCTCAGAAGGTGAAGAGCATAGAATCAAGGTAGCAAACGCAGGTTGGTACACTCTCCACTTCAAGGGTAAGATTACCGAAGACAAGAAGAACATCGATTGGACACTGACTGTTTACCCAACAAAGGTTTACATCTTAGGTGGTAGTGTCGAGATGTCTGGTACTTGGGCATTTGATGACGCTTATGCTCTGACAGCTCCAGCAGATAAGAATGGCAAATGGGTTTCTCCAGCATTCACTGCCAGCGCAGAGCTTCGCGCAGCTGTCAAGGTAGGCAAATTAGATTGGTATCGTACAGAGTTCACTCTTTACAAGGGCAACGTCTTCTGGCGTAGATATGATATCGTAAACAGCTGGGCTGAGACTGAGGGCGCAGATTACTCTGTAACTACCCAAGTTGGACAGAAGTTGTATATCGACTTTGATAATTACACAGCAGAAGTTAAATAA
- a CDS encoding Outer membrane protein SusF domain-containing protein: MKKTLLYSLAVLASVTLASCNGDYDDWANPQTNPQEASAAKYGITFAAGTEAESSLPDDDGIINLVTVNSSDADVTGFTLKDLKVNGEAIKGEINGNSIQVDATELEKILCSQNKSRASVARDINVESKVSVNLASGDAVAINTVGTTTAKLKPSPTPAIDEKGYYMLGEVNGNGWKPTKPVWMNKVSDGVYQLKVTTEKDKNYFKFYEGSKWDETGNWDVINTGVLGCEKDGSEDASGTIYYTGDSWGTPQTMVIVGTGTWIVTLDMNNLSYSVGKPILYMAGDANGWATNDYLAGEDGVKFTGYMYLNQNGFKFCTQPEWKGTNYGADFNTAPDAANITITEPAGYYQVDVDLSEKKYELTPITSIGIIGSASPNGWESDVDMTYVPYNKDTKEVNGYWEVKNITLSAGEIKFRANDDWAISWGGELDNLTTKNGGNITVEAGTYDIKLYAWAEGFAKCVMTKK, from the coding sequence ATGAAAAAAACATTATTATATAGCTTAGCAGTCTTGGCAAGTGTTACACTTGCCAGCTGCAACGGCGACTACGATGATTGGGCTAATCCTCAGACCAATCCACAGGAGGCCTCAGCTGCCAAATACGGAATTACTTTCGCAGCAGGTACTGAAGCTGAAAGTAGCTTGCCAGACGATGACGGTATTATCAATCTCGTCACAGTCAATTCATCAGATGCAGATGTTACAGGTTTCACACTCAAAGACTTGAAAGTAAATGGCGAAGCCATTAAAGGCGAAATCAACGGTAACAGCATTCAGGTAGACGCAACAGAATTGGAGAAGATTCTCTGCAGCCAGAACAAATCACGCGCAAGCGTTGCTCGTGACATCAACGTTGAGTCTAAGGTTTCTGTCAACTTGGCATCAGGTGATGCCGTTGCCATCAATACTGTAGGTACGACTACAGCCAAACTTAAGCCATCCCCAACTCCTGCTATTGATGAGAAAGGTTACTACATGCTCGGTGAAGTTAATGGCAATGGATGGAAGCCAACAAAACCTGTATGGATGAACAAAGTGTCTGATGGTGTTTACCAGCTCAAGGTCACCACAGAGAAAGATAAGAACTATTTTAAGTTCTACGAAGGTAGCAAGTGGGATGAAACCGGCAACTGGGATGTTATCAACACAGGTGTCTTGGGTTGCGAGAAAGACGGTAGCGAAGATGCTTCTGGTACAATCTATTATACTGGCGACAGCTGGGGTACACCACAGACCATGGTTATCGTAGGTACTGGTACATGGATTGTAACTCTCGACATGAACAACCTGTCTTACTCTGTAGGCAAGCCTATCCTCTATATGGCAGGCGATGCTAATGGCTGGGCAACAAATGACTATCTCGCAGGTGAAGATGGTGTAAAATTCACTGGTTACATGTACCTGAACCAGAATGGTTTCAAGTTCTGTACTCAGCCAGAGTGGAAGGGCACCAACTATGGCGCAGACTTCAATACTGCTCCAGATGCAGCCAACATCACTATTACAGAACCTGCAGGTTACTATCAGGTAGATGTTGATTTGTCTGAGAAGAAATACGAACTGACTCCTATTACATCTATTGGAATCATTGGTAGCGCATCACCTAATGGTTGGGAGTCAGACGTAGATATGACTTACGTTCCTTACAATAAAGATACCAAGGAAGTTAATGGCTACTGGGAAGTTAAGAACATCACATTGAGTGCTGGTGAAATCAAGTTCCGCGCCAACGACGATTGGGCCATCAGTTGGGGTGGAGAGTTAGATAACCTCACAACAAAGAATGGTGGAAACATCACTGTAGAAGCAGGTACTTACGACATCAAGCTTTATGCTTGGGCTGAAGGCTTTGCTAAATGTGTGATGACAAAGAAGTAA
- a CDS encoding Rpn family recombination-promoting nuclease/putative transposase: MARFIDPRVDWAFKRIFGSEDTKECLITFLNGLFEDELVIKDVTFAKTEKLGLRPDDRGVVFDVYCITNEGKHVIVEMQKKEQEYFADRALYYTARAIVQQGIRGIWDYHLAPVYTVCFMDFVSQSPILKEFRTDLVLTDLQTRQRVSDRMRIVYLQLPLFDKHTEAECMDIFDCWIYIVKNMNMFEQMPFSEKYPVFRKLAEIGDLRKLSREELELYDEDIKNMRDIYATRKFDEKKGMEKGMEKEKLATARRLLSMGLSDEQVSTATELPLEEIQKLKEQA, translated from the coding sequence ATGGCAAGATTTATAGACCCACGTGTCGATTGGGCTTTCAAGAGGATATTTGGAAGCGAAGACACGAAAGAATGTCTGATCACATTCCTCAACGGACTGTTTGAAGACGAGTTGGTAATCAAGGACGTGACGTTTGCCAAGACCGAAAAACTTGGCTTGCGCCCCGATGACCGCGGTGTGGTCTTCGATGTCTATTGCATCACAAACGAAGGCAAGCATGTCATCGTAGAGATGCAGAAGAAAGAGCAGGAATACTTTGCCGACAGGGCATTGTATTACACGGCACGTGCCATTGTGCAGCAAGGCATCCGTGGAATCTGGGACTACCACTTGGCTCCAGTCTATACGGTATGTTTCATGGACTTTGTATCGCAAAGTCCGATATTAAAGGAGTTTCGCACCGATTTGGTGCTTACCGATTTGCAGACACGCCAGCGAGTGTCCGACAGGATGCGTATTGTGTACCTCCAACTGCCATTGTTCGACAAGCATACGGAGGCAGAGTGTATGGATATATTTGATTGTTGGATTTATATAGTGAAGAATATGAACATGTTTGAACAGATGCCATTCAGCGAGAAGTATCCAGTCTTCCGCAAATTGGCAGAAATAGGCGACCTCCGCAAGCTCTCCCGAGAGGAACTTGAGCTGTATGACGAGGACATCAAGAATATGCGTGATATATATGCCACCAGAAAGTTTGATGAAAAGAAAGGGATGGAAAAAGGTATGGAAAAAGAAAAGCTAGCCACAGCTCGCCGCCTTCTGTCAATGGGCCTTTCTGATGAGCAAGTATCAACAGCCACCGAACTTCCACTGGAGGAAATCCAGAAATTAAAGGAACAAGCCTGA
- a CDS encoding PDDEXK nuclease domain-containing protein codes for MSVEQFPDLLFFNRELNAMVCIELKLGEFKTSYLGQLFGYLQILDDKVRKPHENPSIGIILCQSANYSYAEYAVRDYSKPMGVATYKTLDDMPERLRKALPDMKKMMDLLKNKEE; via the coding sequence ATTAGTGTTGAACAATTCCCAGACCTGCTGTTTTTCAATCGAGAATTGAACGCCATGGTTTGCATAGAACTAAAACTTGGCGAGTTTAAGACCTCTTATCTTGGGCAACTTTTTGGCTATCTCCAAATTCTCGACGACAAGGTGCGTAAGCCACACGAGAATCCGTCTATTGGAATCATTCTTTGCCAATCAGCAAACTACTCTTATGCAGAATATGCTGTTCGAGACTACAGCAAGCCGATGGGAGTTGCTACCTACAAGACGTTGGATGACATGCCTGAAAGGTTACGCAAGGCTTTGCCTGATATGAAGAAAATGATGGACTTGCTAAAAAACAAGGAAGAATAA
- a CDS encoding type II toxin-antitoxin system RelE/ParE family toxin: MKYSIDFTNRFKKSLRKGVKRGLDPTLIEKAVEKLANEGKLPPSYKSHKLHGNLEGIWECHITPDWLMLWEQNDEKLTLLFLNNGTHSDLF, from the coding sequence ATGAAATACTCTATTGACTTTACAAACAGATTTAAAAAGTCTTTGCGAAAAGGAGTGAAACGTGGGCTAGACCCTACTCTCATAGAAAAAGCTGTAGAGAAATTAGCTAATGAGGGTAAACTACCGCCATCATATAAATCGCATAAACTTCATGGAAACCTAGAAGGTATATGGGAATGTCACATAACCCCTGATTGGCTGATGCTGTGGGAACAAAACGATGAAAAATTAACTTTGCTGTTTCTCAACAATGGAACCCATAGCGATTTGTTTTGA
- a CDS encoding Rpn family recombination-promoting nuclease/putative transposase — MFDKHTEAECMDIFDCWIYIVKNMNMFEQMPFSEKYPVFRKLAEIGDLRKLSREELELYDEDIKNMRDIYATRKFDEKKGMEIGMAKGMEKEKLATARRLLSMGLSDEQVSTATELPLEEIQKLKE, encoded by the coding sequence TTGTTCGACAAGCACACGGAGGCAGAGTGTATGGATATATTTGATTGTTGGATTTATATAGTGAAGAATATGAACATGTTTGAACAGATGCCATTCAGCGAGAAGTATCCAGTCTTCCGCAAGTTGGCAGAAATAGGCGACCTACGCAAGCTCTCCCGAGAGGAACTAGAGCTGTATGACGAGGATATCAAGAATATGCGTGATATATATGCCACCAGAAAGTTTGATGAAAAGAAAGGGATGGAAATAGGTATGGCGAAAGGTATGGAAAAAGAAAAGCTAGCCACAGCTCGCCGCCTTCTGTCAATGGGCCTTTCTGATGAGCAAGTATCAACAGCCACCGAACTTCCACTGGAGGAAATCCAGAAATTGAAGGAATAA